One window from the genome of Luteithermobacter gelatinilyticus encodes:
- a CDS encoding NAD(P)/FAD-dependent oxidoreductase, protein MSEYCETVIIGAGVVGLACARNLAQRGHEVLVLEKETTIGSGISSRNSEVIHAGLYYPPGSRKAALCVRGKALLYAYAEQRHITHRRLGKFVVATTPEEQPALEQIGIRAQANGVGDLIWLDRNDCRRREPALAAEAALFSPSTGIIDSHGLMLSLLGEAQDRGAMIAYGSRVNRITPDGPGFVLEVRQEDGTSFPLACRHLVNAAGLGAVPLLRRIDGFPTARIPPLYFAKGNYFTYRGRVPFRHLIYPVPVPGGLGIHLTLDLVGQGKFGPDVEWVKREDYDVTENRRPQFAAAVRRYWPAVEEERLIPDYAGIRPKIVPPDQGDQDFQIQTAAQHGFQGLVNLLGIDSPGLTAALAIAEQVADTLDNQEG, encoded by the coding sequence ATGAGCGAATATTGTGAAACTGTCATCATCGGCGCGGGCGTTGTGGGCTTGGCCTGCGCCCGGAACTTGGCCCAGCGCGGCCATGAGGTTCTTGTCCTGGAAAAAGAGACCACCATCGGGAGCGGCATCAGTTCCCGCAACAGCGAGGTGATCCATGCCGGGCTCTATTACCCGCCGGGCAGCCGCAAGGCCGCCTTGTGTGTGCGCGGGAAAGCGCTTCTTTACGCCTACGCAGAACAGCGTCATATTACGCACCGCCGCCTAGGCAAATTTGTTGTCGCCACAACCCCCGAAGAACAGCCCGCACTGGAACAGATCGGCATCCGGGCGCAGGCCAACGGCGTAGGAGATCTGATCTGGCTGGATCGAAACGACTGTCGCCGCCGTGAACCGGCGCTTGCCGCCGAGGCGGCATTGTTTTCCCCTTCCACCGGCATTATCGACAGCCACGGCCTGATGCTGAGCCTGTTAGGGGAGGCCCAGGACCGCGGAGCGATGATTGCCTATGGCAGCCGGGTGAACCGCATCACCCCCGACGGGCCCGGCTTTGTCCTTGAGGTACGCCAAGAAGACGGCACCTCCTTCCCGCTCGCCTGCCGCCATCTGGTCAATGCGGCCGGGCTTGGGGCGGTGCCTCTGCTGCGGCGGATCGACGGATTTCCGACGGCCCGGATTCCGCCGCTATATTTTGCCAAGGGGAACTATTTTACTTACCGCGGGCGCGTGCCGTTTCGGCATCTGATCTATCCTGTACCGGTGCCCGGCGGGCTCGGCATTCATCTAACCCTGGATCTCGTCGGACAAGGCAAGTTCGGCCCCGATGTGGAATGGGTGAAACGGGAAGATTATGACGTGACGGAAAACCGCCGCCCCCAGTTCGCTGCCGCCGTCCGCCGCTACTGGCCGGCAGTTGAGGAAGAGCGGCTTATCCCGGACTATGCCGGCATCCGCCCCAAAATCGTGCCCCCCGATCAGGGGGACCAGGATTTCCAGATCCAGACCGCCGCACAGCACGGCTTTCAGGGCCTCGTCAATCTGTTGGGCATCGACTCCCCCGGCCTCACCGCCGCCCTGGCCATCGCGGAACAGGTTGCAGACACTCTTGACAATCAGGAAGGGTGA
- a CDS encoding GntR family transcriptional regulator, giving the protein MGVRSGQRPRLRKTAANDIYETLKMRIVAGHYPAGTRLRQDALAQDLGTSRIPVREALFLLEGDGLVEVQPYRGAVVRPLNAEEIRELFRLRAMLECDMLERAVPNMTDKDIAVADKALRAYDKAVDSGMNAAHWSDLNWQFHSALYRPANSPVTLKFCYTLHDNTDRYQRLQMNLKDAATQAHQEHDMILKKCREKDVAGATDMLKKHILHVGNMVADFIAKHHPS; this is encoded by the coding sequence ATGGGCGTCAGGTCGGGACAGAGGCCGCGGCTGCGTAAAACAGCGGCAAATGACATATACGAAACCCTGAAAATGCGGATTGTGGCAGGCCATTATCCGGCGGGGACACGTCTGCGTCAGGACGCGTTGGCTCAGGATCTTGGTACCAGCCGGATTCCGGTTCGTGAGGCGCTTTTTCTTTTGGAAGGGGATGGCCTGGTGGAGGTGCAGCCTTATCGGGGCGCGGTGGTCAGACCGTTAAACGCGGAAGAGATCCGGGAATTGTTTCGGCTGAGGGCTATGTTGGAATGCGACATGCTTGAACGGGCGGTGCCCAACATGACGGATAAGGATATTGCGGTTGCGGATAAGGCTCTGAGGGCCTATGACAAGGCGGTGGACTCCGGTATGAATGCGGCCCATTGGTCCGATCTCAACTGGCAGTTTCATTCCGCTCTTTACAGACCCGCCAACTCGCCTGTGACCCTGAAATTTTGTTATACGCTGCATGACAATACCGATCGTTATCAGCGTTTACAGATGAATCTGAAGGATGCCGCCACACAGGCCCATCAGGAACATGATATGATCCTGAAAAAATGCCGGGAGAAAGATGTGGCTGGGGCCACCGATATGCTCAAAAAACATATTCTTCATGTGGGGAATATGGTGGCGGATTTTATCGCAAAACATCACCCTTCCTGA
- a CDS encoding aldo/keto reductase — METLSAALASSVLPVRGVRALPETRLMNPIPATGETIPAIGMGTWGTFNVGQDQTLRDHRVKILDAFFDGGGGLIDSSPMYGSSEEVIGYGLARLTNTSKLFSATKVWTWFTGQGPDQMATSRRLWGVERFDLMQVHNLLNWQDHLKTLRADQDKGLVRYIGVTTSHGRRHGTLENIMRREPLDFVQFTYNILDREAEQRLLPLAADRGIAVIINRPFRRKELIHRFRPHPLPIWAAEIGCTSWAQFLLKFIISHPHVTCTIPATSQIPHMRENMAVLAGPQPDQAMRRRMVDYVENL; from the coding sequence ATGGAAACGCTGTCTGCGGCTTTAGCGTCCAGCGTCCTACCGGTACGGGGTGTCCGGGCCTTGCCTGAAACGCGGCTGATGAATCCCATACCCGCCACCGGAGAAACAATTCCCGCCATCGGCATGGGGACCTGGGGCACCTTCAATGTGGGACAGGATCAGACCCTGCGGGATCACCGGGTGAAAATCCTCGACGCTTTTTTTGACGGTGGCGGCGGCCTGATTGACTCCTCCCCCATGTATGGCTCTTCTGAGGAAGTAATCGGTTATGGTCTAGCACGACTGACAAACACGTCGAAACTGTTTTCTGCCACCAAGGTCTGGACCTGGTTCACCGGGCAGGGTCCGGATCAGATGGCCACCTCCCGCCGGCTATGGGGGGTGGAGCGGTTCGACCTGATGCAGGTCCATAACCTGCTCAACTGGCAGGATCACCTCAAAACCCTGCGGGCCGACCAAGATAAAGGGCTTGTCCGTTATATCGGTGTCACCACCTCGCATGGCCGCCGACATGGGACGTTGGAAAACATCATGCGCCGCGAGCCGCTGGACTTTGTGCAGTTCACCTATAACATTCTCGACCGGGAGGCCGAACAACGCCTGCTACCGCTGGCGGCGGACCGGGGGATCGCCGTGATCATCAACCGGCCCTTCCGGCGCAAGGAACTGATCCACCGCTTTCGCCCGCACCCGTTGCCGATCTGGGCGGCGGAAATCGGCTGCACCAGTTGGGCGCAGTTTTTGCTGAAATTCATCATTTCCCACCCCCATGTCACTTGTACCATCCCGGCCACGTCCCAGATCCCGCACATGCGCGAAAACATGGCCGTGCTCGCCGGCCCGCAACCGGATCAGGCCATGCGCCGGCGCATGGTCGACTATGTGGAAAATTTGTGA
- a CDS encoding DUF6064 family protein: protein MLPYSQEVFFSFLSLYNSALWPLLIVGMGLWGMGLVWFYRPVSCGRRLLAALLAFGWLWTGGYFLMTRFAALNFMAPLYGAFFVGQAGLMAWYGVRHGKLKLSLRAGGPGMIGRMICLYALIGYPLIDRLWSEDWTALRLAGFAPGPTVMLTLGVLALAGRSAPLILLFIPLLWCGVATYTAWALPLPVDYVLPVAGLITLAVRLYDRPRPYCSTSEREAPE, encoded by the coding sequence ATGCTGCCCTATTCCCAGGAAGTATTTTTTTCATTTCTCAGCCTGTATAATAGCGCCTTATGGCCGCTGCTTATTGTAGGGATGGGGCTGTGGGGGATGGGGCTGGTATGGTTTTATCGCCCGGTTTCATGCGGGAGGCGGCTTTTGGCCGCATTATTGGCGTTTGGCTGGCTGTGGACGGGGGGATATTTTCTGATGACGCGCTTTGCCGCACTCAATTTTATGGCCCCGCTGTATGGTGCTTTTTTTGTGGGACAGGCGGGGCTTATGGCATGGTACGGCGTCCGGCATGGCAAACTGAAACTTTCCCTGCGCGCGGGGGGACCCGGCATGATCGGCCGCATGATATGTCTTTATGCGTTGATCGGATATCCCCTTATTGACAGGCTTTGGAGCGAAGACTGGACGGCGCTGCGCCTGGCGGGGTTTGCGCCTGGCCCTACGGTGATGCTGACCCTGGGCGTGCTGGCACTTGCCGGCCGTTCCGCTCCTCTTATCCTCTTGTTCATCCCGCTGCTGTGGTGTGGCGTGGCAACCTATACCGCCTGGGCCCTGCCCTTGCCCGTAGACTATGTCTTGCCGGTGGCGGGGCTCATCACACTGGCCGTGAGACTTTATGATCGGCCGCGGCCATATTGTTCGACAAGCGAGCGTGAAGCGCCAGAATAG
- a CDS encoding helix-turn-helix domain-containing protein, protein MDDEGPPVPHPDQPENLKDLVRHFELTVIEKAIELHGSKRKAAQALGVDVATIVRKTNYQPKP, encoded by the coding sequence ATGGATGATGAAGGGCCGCCGGTTCCTCATCCTGACCAGCCGGAAAACCTGAAAGATCTGGTTCGTCACTTTGAATTGACGGTTATCGAAAAGGCAATTGAACTTCATGGTAGCAAGCGTAAAGCGGCCCAGGCGCTGGGCGTCGATGTCGCCACGATCGTCCGCAAGACAAACTACCAGCCTAAGCCCTAG
- a CDS encoding sigma 54-interacting transcriptional regulator, with translation MFDLERVEVLRSPQGTLFLDEVGEIPLYCQPKLLQFLETGTVQRLGATTAKQVNVKIIAATNRNLEKMVAEDTFRKDLFYRLCVIRIKTPPLRETREIVPELIENFLAHLVKKRGRPLRFSKEAWTRLVTYDYPGNIRELQNIIEHLAVECDEVVKPENLPDCITHASQYVSLGGGGNTVWMMKGRRFLILTSRKT, from the coding sequence ATGTTCGACCTGGAGCGGGTCGAGGTACTGCGCAGCCCCCAGGGCACGCTGTTTCTGGATGAAGTGGGAGAAATTCCGCTTTATTGTCAACCCAAACTGTTGCAGTTCCTCGAAACCGGAACGGTTCAACGATTGGGAGCCACCACAGCGAAGCAGGTTAATGTCAAAATCATTGCTGCGACCAACCGGAATCTGGAAAAAATGGTGGCCGAAGACACCTTTAGGAAAGATCTTTTTTACCGCCTTTGCGTTATTCGGATCAAAACTCCCCCCTTACGCGAGACACGGGAGATCGTCCCGGAACTGATTGAAAACTTCTTGGCGCATCTGGTAAAAAAACGGGGACGGCCGCTGCGCTTTAGCAAAGAGGCTTGGACCCGTCTGGTCACCTATGATTATCCCGGCAATATACGGGAATTGCAAAATATTATCGAGCATCTCGCCGTGGAATGCGATGAAGTGGTGAAGCCGGAAAATCTACCGGATTGTATTACGCATGCCAGTCAATATGTTTCTCTGGGCGGGGGCGGCAATACAGTATGGATGATGAAGGGCCGCCGGTTCCTCATCCTGACCAGCCGGAAAACCTGA
- a CDS encoding response regulator transcription factor — protein sequence MGLMSLTSQAWYDLLSEALFAPNSRAKLHGLATALKSLVAIDSLLILVYLPHQRPVFYYKDADHKWRKNNIDEFLSGYYLLDPFYQAAEVCRAPCLCRLNSISSEDFYDTEYYESWYKQSGLIDEVNYLIPVDGGPVLAISLAKNMDHSLFSQTEISLLSTILPLVKGLLQEVWSQGLTPEISAGDSEAAHHRALREAQKNFGRSLLTEREFEIVQLLLKGHSTKSIAGKLDISPTTIKVHRKNIYAKLDISSHSELFSLFFDALSTVTPAEGEDPLIRYHMSRRR from the coding sequence ATGGGCTTGATGTCTCTGACCTCGCAGGCGTGGTACGACCTTCTTTCAGAAGCGCTTTTCGCGCCGAACAGTCGAGCCAAGCTGCACGGACTTGCAACCGCACTCAAGAGCCTTGTCGCCATCGACAGTCTGCTCATTCTTGTCTATCTTCCCCACCAGCGCCCGGTTTTTTATTACAAGGATGCCGACCACAAATGGCGCAAAAACAATATCGACGAATTTCTGTCCGGTTATTATCTTCTGGATCCGTTTTATCAGGCCGCTGAAGTCTGTCGCGCGCCCTGTCTGTGTCGACTCAACAGCATTAGTTCGGAAGATTTTTACGATACTGAATATTATGAATCCTGGTACAAACAATCCGGTCTGATTGACGAAGTAAATTATCTAATTCCTGTGGATGGCGGGCCTGTGCTCGCGATTTCCTTGGCCAAAAACATGGATCACAGCCTGTTCTCACAGACCGAAATCTCTCTCCTTTCGACCATTCTTCCCCTTGTTAAGGGACTTCTCCAGGAGGTGTGGAGCCAAGGCCTGACCCCGGAGATTTCCGCAGGAGACAGCGAAGCCGCCCACCACCGCGCCCTGCGTGAGGCACAGAAGAATTTTGGTCGTTCCCTGCTCACGGAACGGGAATTTGAGATCGTGCAGCTTCTGCTAAAAGGCCATTCCACTAAATCCATCGCCGGCAAACTCGACATTTCCCCCACCACCATCAAGGTGCACCGGAAAAATATATACGCCAAGTTGGACATCTCGTCACATTCCGAACTTTTCTCGCTGTTTTTTGATGCCCTGTCCACCGTCACCCCGGCAGAAGGGGAAGACCCCCTGATCCGTTATCATATGAGCCGGCGACGCTGA
- a CDS encoding CaiB/BaiF CoA transferase family protein, whose amino-acid sequence MNSPLSHIKVLDLSRVLAGPWATQMLGDLGAEVIKIERPKTGDDTRHWGPPFLRNPDGSQGDAAYFLCANRNKTSMVLDISTPEGQDKIKALARDCDVVVENYKVGGLKKYGLDYDSLSALNPGLIYCSITGFGQTGPYASRPGYDFLIQAMGGMMSITGEKDSLPGGGPQKVGVAIADVMTGMYASVGILAALAHRDRTGEGQYLDIALLDCLIASLANQNMNYLIGGQVPERLGNGHPNIVPYQAFATRDSHLILAIGNDAQFRRFAELNGQDWAARAEFSTNQSRVEHRNQLIPLIEEVMQQRTTREWVSLLEQNNIPCGPVNTLKETFADPQVIHRQMVREMVREDGMRLPTISNPINFSKTPVQYRRSPPKLSPEE is encoded by the coding sequence ATGAATAGCCCCCTGTCTCATATTAAAGTGCTTGATCTCAGCCGTGTTCTGGCCGGCCCCTGGGCAACCCAGATGCTCGGCGATCTGGGTGCGGAAGTCATTAAAATCGAACGTCCCAAGACCGGCGATGACACCCGCCACTGGGGCCCGCCCTTCCTGCGCAACCCGGACGGCAGCCAGGGCGACGCCGCCTATTTTCTGTGTGCCAATCGCAACAAAACCAGCATGGTTCTCGACATCAGTACGCCGGAAGGCCAGGACAAAATCAAGGCCCTGGCCCGCGACTGCGATGTGGTGGTGGAAAATTACAAGGTCGGCGGCCTGAAAAAATACGGCCTCGATTATGACAGTCTCAGCGCCCTCAATCCCGGCCTGATTTATTGTTCGATCACCGGCTTTGGCCAGACCGGACCCTATGCCAGCCGGCCCGGCTATGATTTTCTGATCCAGGCCATGGGCGGCATGATGAGCATCACCGGTGAAAAGGATAGCCTGCCCGGCGGCGGGCCCCAAAAGGTGGGCGTCGCCATCGCCGACGTGATGACTGGCATGTATGCCTCCGTCGGCATCCTCGCCGCACTTGCCCACCGCGACAGGACCGGCGAAGGCCAATATCTCGACATCGCCCTTCTGGACTGCCTGATCGCCAGCCTCGCTAACCAGAACATGAATTATCTGATCGGCGGCCAGGTTCCCGAACGCCTGGGCAACGGCCATCCCAACATCGTGCCCTATCAGGCCTTCGCCACCCGCGACAGCCACCTCATTCTCGCCATCGGCAATGACGCCCAGTTCAGGCGTTTTGCCGAACTGAATGGGCAGGATTGGGCCGCGCGGGCGGAGTTTTCCACGAACCAAAGCCGGGTTGAACATCGCAACCAGCTTATTCCCCTGATTGAGGAGGTCATGCAACAACGTACGACGCGGGAGTGGGTAAGCCTTCTCGAACAAAACAACATCCCTTGCGGCCCGGTGAACACTCTGAAAGAAACCTTCGCGGACCCGCAGGTGATCCACCGCCAAATGGTGCGGGAAATGGTGCGAGAGGACGGGATGCGCCTCCCGACGATTTCAAACCCCATCAATTTTTCCAAGACCCCGGTACAGTACCGGAGAAGCCCCCCCAAATTGTCTCCTGAAGAGTAG